One genomic window of [Clostridium] scindens ATCC 35704 includes the following:
- the radA gene encoding DNA repair protein RadA: MAKAKKSVFFCQNCGHEESKWLGQCPACKEWNTFVEEKVTSVKAGTVRDKKEAQIVALSSVETDEDERMMTEMAELDRVLGGGIVPGSLVLVGGDPGIGKSTLLLQVCQRLAAMNKKILYISGEESLKQIKLRANRMGDFSHTLFLLCETNLDMIRNVIEQQTPDMVVIDSIQTMYNEEVGSAPGSVSQVRESTNILMQLAKGLGISIFIVGHVTKEGTVAGPRVLEHMVDTVLYFEGDRHASYRILRAVKNRFGSTNEIGVFEMQKRGLVEVENPSEFMLSGRPEHASGSVVACAMEGTRPMLMEIQALVCKSSFGMPRRTAAGLDYNRVNLLMAVLEKRAGLPLSSYDAYVNIAGGIRMNEPAADLGIVMAIASSYKNKPVSEDAIVFGEVGLSGEVRAVTMPEQRVAEAKKLGFKTCILPEVSVKGLGQVEGIEVIGVRSVNQAMNLL, translated from the coding sequence ATGGCAAAGGCAAAAAAAAGCGTATTCTTCTGCCAGAATTGCGGGCATGAAGAAAGCAAGTGGCTGGGACAGTGCCCAGCGTGCAAAGAATGGAATACTTTTGTTGAAGAGAAGGTGACATCTGTAAAGGCTGGAACCGTGCGGGATAAGAAGGAAGCTCAGATCGTAGCTTTGTCGAGCGTGGAGACGGATGAAGATGAACGCATGATGACGGAAATGGCAGAGCTTGACCGGGTGCTTGGAGGAGGAATCGTACCGGGCTCTCTGGTGCTGGTCGGAGGCGATCCTGGAATCGGAAAGTCTACGCTTCTTCTGCAGGTCTGCCAGAGGCTGGCTGCTATGAATAAGAAGATATTATATATATCGGGAGAGGAATCTTTAAAGCAGATCAAGCTTAGGGCAAACCGGATGGGGGATTTCTCCCATACCCTTTTTCTTCTGTGCGAGACGAATCTGGATATGATACGCAACGTAATCGAGCAGCAGACGCCGGACATGGTGGTGATCGATTCGATTCAGACTATGTATAACGAAGAGGTGGGGTCAGCGCCAGGAAGCGTGTCGCAGGTCAGAGAGTCTACGAATATCTTGATGCAGCTGGCTAAAGGACTAGGCATATCCATCTTTATCGTAGGACATGTAACTAAAGAGGGCACGGTTGCGGGCCCCAGGGTATTGGAACATATGGTGGATACAGTGCTCTACTTTGAGGGAGACCGGCATGCGTCCTACCGTATTCTCAGGGCGGTTAAGAACCGCTTTGGCTCGACCAATGAAATAGGAGTCTTTGAAATGCAGAAAAGAGGCCTCGTGGAAGTAGAGAACCCTTCGGAATTCATGCTGAGTGGCAGGCCGGAACATGCATCCGGCTCCGTAGTGGCATGTGCAATGGAAGGAACACGTCCGATGCTGATGGAGATTCAGGCATTGGTTTGCAAAAGCAGCTTCGGCATGCCCAGAAGGACGGCGGCAGGCTTAGACTATAACCGCGTCAACCTGCTGATGGCAGTATTGGAAAAAAGGGCAGGATTGCCGCTGTCCAGTTATGATGCCTACGTAAATATTGCCGGTGGCATCCGGATGAATGAGCCGGCAGCGGATCTGGGAATTGTGATGGCTATAGCGTCCAGTTATAAGAATAAGCCGGTGTCAGAAGATGCTATTGTTTTTGGAGAAGTAGGACTGAGCGGGGAAGTAAGGGCTGTTACCATGCCGGAGCAGAGGGTCGCGGAGGCTAAGAAACTAGGATTTAAGACCTGTATTCTCCCGGAAGTATCGGTGAAAGGGCTTGGGCAGGTTGAAGGAATCGAGGTTATAGGAGTCAGATCTGTAAACCAGGCGATGAATCTGTTATAA
- a CDS encoding GntR family transcriptional regulator, with protein sequence MLIEIDFNSDEALYVQLQNQIIMGIAMDIIREGDALPSVRQMADTVGINMHTVNKAYTILKQEGFIQLDRRKGAVIAIDVDKARALLEMKEQLRILLAKGSCKDISREEVHALVDEIFDEYRKGKTQ encoded by the coding sequence ATGCTGATAGAGATTGATTTTAACAGTGATGAGGCGTTATATGTCCAATTGCAGAACCAGATTATTATGGGAATTGCCATGGATATTATCCGGGAGGGCGACGCGCTTCCATCCGTAAGGCAGATGGCTGACACTGTTGGCATCAATATGCATACGGTAAATAAGGCATATACGATTTTGAAACAGGAAGGATTTATCCAGCTGGACAGAAGGAAGGGAGCGGTCATTGCCATTGATGTGGATAAGGCCAGGGCGCTTCTGGAGATGAAGGAACAGCTTCGGATACTGCTTGCAAAAGGAAGCTGCAAGGATATTTCCAGAGAAGAGGTACATGCTTTGGTAGATGAGATATTTGACGAGTATAGAAAGGGAAAGACACAATGA
- a CDS encoding ATP-dependent Clp protease ATP-binding subunit has translation MNYTEQANDVLRIAKNIAKELDHPYVGTEHLLLGLRKVYTGIAGQVLAISGVDEEKILKVVDELVSPVGSVALAHNPEISPRLAYILEESKAEALRFQSNQIGTEHMLLSLLHETDCVATRILLTLNISLQKLYQDILSVLGVDPKEYQEELLQESGKKKEGVAQQYGTDLTAQAKEGKLDPVIGREEEIGRLMQVLSRRTKNNPCLVGEPGVGKTAVIEGLAAKIASGIVPEGMKDKRILTMDLAGMIAGSKYRGEFEERMKKLIHEVKAAGNIILFLDEVHTIIGAGGAEGAIDASNILKPSLARGEIQLIGATTIVEYRKYIEKDAALERRFQPITVEEPTQEHCLNILKGLRARYEAHHHVQIEEEALEAAVKLSSRYINDRFLPDKAIDVLDEACSKVSLRGFRVPDGIFALEESVTELSKEIEEEICQGNMTEASLLRKERDEAAKKLEQIKKRFHKRNEDRTVAVTEEDIAGVVSQWTKIPVQKLAESESARLNKLEQTLHKRVVGQEEAVSAVAKAIKRGRVGLKDPKRPIGSFLFLGPTGVGKTELSKALAEALFGNEDAMIRVDMSEYMEKHSVAKMIGSPPGYVGHDDGGQLSEQVRRHPYSVILFDEIEKAHPDVFNILLQVLDDGHITDSQGRKVDFRNTVIIMTSNAGAQAIIDPKKLGFNAKEDAAGDYKRMKSNVMNEIKLIFRPEFLNRIDEILVFHPLDKEQMRKIVSMMCRELARRAKDQLGIKLDIRDSVKSHIVETGTDKKYGARPLRRAVQNQLEDKLAEALLSGEITRDSEVAVGMSKKEIKFIPRTTN, from the coding sequence ATGAATTATACGGAACAGGCAAATGATGTTTTGAGAATTGCGAAGAATATTGCAAAAGAATTAGATCATCCTTATGTAGGAACAGAACACCTGCTTCTAGGCTTGAGAAAAGTCTATACCGGAATCGCGGGCCAGGTGCTGGCCATAAGCGGAGTTGATGAAGAAAAGATATTAAAAGTAGTGGATGAACTGGTATCCCCGGTGGGAAGCGTTGCGCTTGCCCATAACCCGGAGATCAGCCCGAGGCTTGCATATATTCTGGAAGAGAGCAAGGCAGAAGCCTTGCGGTTCCAGTCTAATCAGATTGGGACGGAGCATATGCTTCTTTCGCTGCTGCATGAGACGGACTGCGTGGCCACGAGAATTCTGCTGACTTTGAATATCAGCCTTCAGAAGTTATATCAGGATATCCTATCTGTCCTTGGCGTGGATCCGAAGGAGTATCAGGAGGAACTGCTGCAGGAGTCCGGCAAGAAGAAGGAAGGGGTTGCACAGCAGTATGGCACGGATCTGACCGCTCAGGCAAAAGAAGGAAAACTGGATCCTGTCATTGGACGGGAAGAAGAGATTGGCAGACTGATGCAGGTATTAAGCCGGAGGACGAAGAACAATCCCTGCCTGGTAGGCGAGCCGGGGGTTGGTAAGACAGCAGTGATTGAAGGGCTTGCAGCTAAGATCGCATCCGGAATTGTTCCGGAAGGCATGAAGGATAAGAGAATCCTGACTATGGATCTGGCCGGTATGATTGCCGGTTCTAAGTATCGCGGAGAATTCGAGGAAAGGATGAAGAAGTTGATCCATGAAGTAAAGGCCGCGGGAAATATCATTCTGTTTCTTGACGAGGTTCATACGATTATAGGCGCTGGAGGCGCAGAAGGTGCTATCGATGCATCGAATATATTAAAGCCATCTCTCGCAAGAGGCGAGATTCAGTTGATTGGAGCCACCACGATTGTAGAGTATCGCAAGTATATCGAGAAGGATGCCGCATTGGAGCGACGTTTTCAGCCGATTACGGTGGAAGAGCCTACCCAGGAGCATTGCCTGAACATACTCAAAGGCCTGCGGGCAAGATATGAGGCTCACCATCATGTACAGATAGAAGAGGAAGCGCTTGAGGCGGCGGTAAAGCTTTCCAGCCGCTATATTAATGACAGGTTCCTGCCGGATAAGGCGATTGACGTACTGGATGAGGCGTGCTCTAAAGTAAGCTTAAGAGGCTTTAGGGTGCCGGATGGCATCTTCGCCCTGGAAGAATCGGTGACCGAACTGTCGAAAGAGATTGAGGAGGAGATCTGCCAGGGAAATATGACGGAGGCATCCTTGTTAAGAAAAGAACGGGATGAGGCGGCAAAAAAACTAGAGCAGATTAAGAAGCGTTTCCATAAAAGGAATGAAGACAGGACAGTGGCGGTTACGGAAGAAGATATTGCCGGCGTAGTATCCCAGTGGACGAAGATTCCGGTGCAGAAGTTGGCAGAATCAGAAAGCGCCAGACTCAATAAACTGGAACAGACGCTTCATAAGAGAGTTGTCGGACAGGAAGAAGCAGTATCCGCGGTGGCCAAAGCAATCAAAAGAGGAAGGGTCGGGCTCAAGGATCCCAAGCGTCCCATTGGATCGTTTTTGTTCCTTGGTCCTACTGGCGTTGGAAAGACAGAACTATCCAAGGCGCTGGCAGAGGCTTTGTTTGGAAATGAAGATGCCATGATCCGGGTTGACATGTCAGAGTATATGGAGAAGCACAGCGTGGCCAAGATGATAGGCTCTCCTCCGGGATATGTGGGCCATGATGATGGAGGCCAGTTAAGTGAGCAGGTGAGACGGCATCCTTATTCTGTCATCCTGTTTGACGAGATTGAAAAGGCGCATCCGGATGTATTCAACATCCTGCTGCAAGTGCTGGATGATGGCCATATAACCGATTCCCAGGGAAGGAAAGTGGACTTTCGCAATACGGTGATTATTATGACGTCCAATGCAGGCGCCCAGGCAATTATTGATCCGAAAAAACTGGGATTCAATGCTAAGGAAGATGCTGCAGGGGATTACAAGCGGATGAAGAGCAACGTTATGAATGAGATCAAGTTGATCTTCCGGCCGGAATTCCTCAACAGGATTGATGAGATCCTGGTATTCCATCCGCTTGATAAGGAGCAGATGAGGAAGATTGTCAGCATGATGTGCAGAGAACTTGCCAGACGCGCCAAAGACCAGCTGGGTATTAAGCTGGATATCAGGGATTCTGTAAAGAGTCATATTGTTGAAACGGGCACAGATAAGAAGTATGGCGCCCGTCCGCTCAGAAGGGCCGTCCAGAACCAGCTGGAGGATAAACTTGCAGAAGCACTCTTAAGCGGAGAGATTACAAGGGATTCTGAAGTGGCGGTCGGAATGTCTAAAAAAGAAATAAAATTTATTCCAAGGACTACAAATTAA